A single genomic interval of Chrysemys picta bellii isolate R12L10 chromosome 8, ASM1138683v2, whole genome shotgun sequence harbors:
- the MAT2B gene encoding methionine adenosyltransferase 2 subunit beta, which translates to MVGREKELKIRFMPGQCELVEEDVDIPNRRVLITGATGLLGRAVYKEFNENNWHAVGCGYSRARPKFERINLLNSVEVHDIIQDFQPHVIVHCAAERRPDVVESQADAVSQLNVTASGNLAKEAAGVGAFLIYISTDYVFDGTNPPYKESDAPNPLNLYGKTKLEGEKAVLENNEGAAVLRIPILYGEVENLEESAVTVMFDKVQFSNKSANMDHWQQRFPTNIKDVACVCRQLSEKRMLDPSIKGTFHWSGNEQMTKYEMACAIADAFNLPSSHLRPITDSPVVGALRPRNAQLDCSKLEMLGIGQRTPFRVGIRESLWPFLVDKRWRQTVFH; encoded by the exons ATGGTTGGCCGGGAGAAGGAGCTCAAGATCCGCTTCATGCCGGGGCAATGCGAGCTGGTGGAG gAAGATGTTGATATTCCCAATAGACGTGTTCTGATTACAGGAGCTACTGGGCttcttggcagagctgtgtacaAAGAATTTAATGAAAACAATTGGCATGCAGTTGGCTGTGGATACAGTAGAGCTCGACCCAAATTTGAACGGATTAATCTTCTGAATTCTGTTGAGGTTCATGACATTATCCAGGATTTTCAG CCTCATGTGATAGTGCATTGTGCTGCTGAGAGAAGACCAGATGTTGTAGAAAGTCAAGCAGATGCTGTTTCTCAGCTCAATGTGACTGCTTCAGGGAACTTAGCAAAAGAAGCAG CTGGAGTTGGAGCATTTCTGATCTACATTAGTACAGACTATGTGTTTGATGGAACAAATCCTCCGTATAAAGAGAGTGATGCACCAAATCCCCTAAATCTTTATGGTAAAACTaaattagaaggagaaaaggCAGTCCTTGAAAATAATGAAG GTGCTGCAGTGCTCAGAATTCCTATCTTATATGGGGAAGTAGAAAATCTGGAAGAGAGTGCTGTGACTGTTATGTTTGATAAAGTGCAGTTCAGTAACAAATCAGCCAATATGGACCATTGGCAACAGAGATTTCCCACCAACATCAAGGATGTAGCCTGTGTTTGCCGGCAGCTATCAGAGAAGAGAATGTTG GATCCATCAATAAAAGGAACATTCCACTGGTCTGGTAATGAACAGATGACCAAGTATGAAATGGCCTGTGCTATAGCAGATGCTTTCAACCTTCCCAGCAGCCACTTGAGACCA attactgATAGCCCAGTAGTGGGTGCTCTTCGTCCGAGGAATGCTCAGCTCGACTGCTCCAAGCTAGAGATGCTGGGAATAGGACAACGAACTCCGTTTCGAGTTGGGATCAGAGAATCACTTTGGCCTTTCCTTGTTGACAAGAGATGGAGACAGACTGTCTTCCATTAA